TGAATAGACAAAATTTTATCTCTTAACTGTTATGGACAAGTCAGTTAGTTGTGTTTAGCTATTTAACTATATTAAAGTGGATTgacatacatactgtagtaacataaataatcaaaaaatgaGATATTTGAGGCTTCCCTTGAACCTAGAATTAGAATCCTACATCTGGATTCTGGATCAGGGTtgagagcagaaaaaaacaaaaaataaaacctattGATCACCACTCAAAAGTAGATTCAGCTAGATTTTCAACTATGCTGTTCTACtttcactaatgagcacctccacatgtgtatgagagcggccctgactccattcaagcccaggtttaaaatcttgccaagccaagctagagctcagttctctcactgagatataaaagggaaagttaagcactttatttaaacatacacaattttcacattatatttattttctcttgttttgaaatgtagccctacttttatgtatttaatgagagaacgttatacatatccaaaatcatacatatgttcagttctatgttacgtgacaataaatattgtcaaaaagtttttgaattgtactgaatttattttatttgacagtcaggtattgattgcttgcagatgttgataaaactactaggctacataaatatatatcacactaactagttagacattatgatcttctggacctttgcttcaagaaattttctcttactagacctctttcaattttagttgaatacctctgatcTAGTGAAATGAAATTATAATGTAATCAAGACAACCTGAATGACAGTTTCACGTTCACGTCACGGTTCCCAGTGCTTAAAAACCACGCTTCCTTCGAGCCGGATTCGAACCAGCGACCTAAGGATCTCAGTGTAAGCCGCTACAGTCCTCCGCTCTACCAACTGAGCTATCGAAGGGCACAATTAAGTTACCTCGTaattaaattgtataaataattatgtatgaattatgtatattattgtgTTGCGGCTATACTAGTGTTTAAGAGATGGATTGTGTTTTGAAGTCAATAAACCATGGCGTTTGCGCCCTCTAGCGgataaaatctgtttaaatgtattacttTGAACCGCTAGAGGGCGCAAACTCCAACCGTGTcactaattaaatatatttttgttaaatatttcttattctttctctctattaTAATTACTAAACAGGCACATAGACTAAATCTACTAATTCCAtaattaatatacatatattgcaCTCTATTCCACTCTAGTGCTGCTAGATCATCTATCCACCCTAAtcaaatataacaaaaacaatcctacatttttatttaacagtaaaatGAACTAGAAGTACAACCACTGAAGTAAAAGGCAcatcaatatgcagcagcagtgacACTATTTCAATGAAAAATAGGAGAATATCAGGCAAAATAATTCAGATGACCAATTTAAACCCTAACAATTTGATAGATAATGCTGCAGATAATAATATTACTGTTTCTGATCAGATCATCTAGAGTCTAGATTCTAGACTGTTTTACTCCTCTTTGAGGGTCTGATTAAATTTCACtaatttcttcttcaaaataatCAATGTACATACTAGATCCCTTACCTActtatttctttaaacagatagcTACTGAACCCCTTCTAAAAATGATCaattcttcccttagcactggcAATGtgcctaaatattttaaactagTGGTTATCAaacatctgattaaaaaaacctgACAAGAGAAGGATGTAACACAGCAGTTATGATCATCCCTACATAAGAATaacattcatgaaatgtatcagtcggggtttaggcctcatcatagcacagagacagcactgtttaaagtggtaaatgacctgttgCTGGCTTCTGATCAGGGCTGTGTTTCCTTGCTGGagttacttgatcttagtgcattGTTTGACACCATTGACCATGCTGTTCTACTTGAAGAGGCCAGAAAATTCTTGCTCCTTATTTATTCTACCTCTCGGTGCAATTATTCGAAAACATGGTataagcttccactgttatgctgatgacacacagctatatgtttcagctaagtcataGCTAAGCTTTTTAAGGATGCGCAAGGGACATAATAGAGTGGACCTGCTTtactctgacaagacagaagtacTCTCTTGAGGAGCTCTTGCAGTCagaagctttctgattacagttGAATAATGGACTTTCTgtttcatcatgtgcagcaATAAGTCCTTGTTGTGGATAGGCTTTTTTCATCTCAGcaattgctaagataagaaatatgatgtcactacatgatgcagaaacactagtacatgcttttgttacctctaggaTGGGTtgttgtaatgctttactgtgtGGATGTTcaagtaggagcataaacaagctccagttagtccagaacacagcagctagagtcctaactagaaccagaagatatgaacacatcactcctatcTTATCCACACAGCATTGGTTTCCTGTcaaatttcacattgattataaaatacttttacttACATATAAAGTACTGAGGTCTTGTGTCACAGTAACACAGAATAGTTTTCCTTaagtaaaggagcagatctggagcaTTAATGTGCATAGAGTGTATGGAAAACTGGGATGTTAGGATGCTGTCATCTCACCACTTCCACAAGTCACTCAGGTGTGCTGACTGTGGATTGGCAGGACACTTTATGTCCCAGAacgccctcatgtctgtgtcacctacTGGCTCTCCATTTTAGTTGTCATACAGTAGCTAGTCTGGCTGGAGTCCCTGTCCCTGTATTTGCCTGTACcttgcacataatgtacattgtatttaaccAACACATGATTGcaagcattctctctctctctctctctctctctctctctctctctctctctctctctctctctctctctctctctctctctctgtgtctctctctgtctctctctgtctctctctctctctctctctctctctctcgctctctgactctgtctaaCTATATATGCCACTGCCGAACTACCAGTGTCCTGAGTTCCTAGTGTGACTGCTTCTTCTTTCTTGACCAACCTGATCCATCTTTACACCATACCATTGgctggagtctcatcacttgcTGGTGCACTCTGCTGTCCCATGGGACTGAACCACTTGGAGACTGTCTTTGAACTGCCATTGTGTTTGTCAGCTTTGTGTTTGGGTCTTgatcagtgaacatttaaagactttAGCAGGAAgcaattagtgttaagtctataatgaattcagaaattacGCTGaactattagttcctcaggagcacTTGGCTGCATAATTCCacttgactacaaactgttgtggAAAGGAATTTTATTCTGAGCCTGAttccactcaaggtttcttcatctcagggagtttttattTGCCACTGTCAAACCAGGCTTACTCATTATTgacagatgttagagataaatagtaacttattttaaaaatgtttattcttctgtaaagctgctttaagacaattgtcaattgttaaaagtgcaatacaaataagCTGAACTGAATCTTTACCTTTTACacaaaattagaaataaacaagTATTGACAGTAGGatcattcttttattcatttgatttatttattaagtgacaaacattcatttcatgttctcaatacaaatgaaaatttatttaacttataaTGCATATCAGCATCAACATTTTGGACAATTAACCATCTATGTCCTTTAACATGTATTTAAGTCAATAGAACAGATGTATGGATATCCACTTCCACAGTTAGTGTTGGACCAGCCAactgaaaaaaggtgaaaatacaaagtttaaaaatacatttaatctgAATGAAAGCAGACAGAATATCTGATAGAAGGGTATGAGTATATCTGAATGAGTGTAGATATGTAAatcaacagaaaataaatattaccaTTGTTCCTCATGACAGCACATGGGTAGCTGGACACACTGCTCAGTGAGTACCAGTTGGTGTAGTAGAACCGAGCTGTGTCAACCCACAGCCATGATCCCTAAACAATACACAATCATATAAAATTTTTTAATGCAATTCAGGTGCCAATCAGAGCCAATTGTAATATACAAGTGTGTTACCTGGAAGTTGTAAGCACCAATCCAAGCATGTGAAAAACCACCCATTTCTAGCAAATTCTGCAGGAATTTATGTTCTGCAATGTTGCGAACAGATGCCAGTCGTGACTGTTCAGCTGCACACCGTgcctaaaagaaagaaaagaaagaaatcctaTAAATGATCACAGATTGGTCTgacaaaacatttccttttttaactTTCTTTGCCACTTCTTTCCTTACTTTACATTCACTGCAACTTAAAATTTCTATTCTTATTCtgccatttttcattttagaatGATATTTACTGTTGATATTTACCTCAGCATTGAGCCAGGAGACACTTGATCTCATGAGTCGAAAGCAGCGTGATTCATATTTAATCCATCCAGGTGGACAGAAGCCAAACTTAACTGTGAACAATAATACACATCTTCGTTCCACTCatactttaatttttattcGTTTAATACAATTTACAGTTAAACAATTTACATTGGTTGTTTGGACCTTTTAGTGAACTTGGTTAATAAAATTACCTTCAGCAGCAGCATCTGCTTTGAAAGCTTCCTCCTTATCCTCAGCTGCAAACAAAAGTGATAATGCATTACTACAATCTTGTTTATGGATCATCCTAAGTACAGATGTCCTTATAGAAAAAAGCACCAATATACTGACCTGCATCAACCAACTGCTCAACAGCCAGTTCAGTTGTTACCtctagaagaataaaaaaaaaatcatataatcatAGCTACAATcttcttaaaaaatatcataTGTTTACAAAAGcataaatgaatacatgaataGATTTTGAAAACacgttcatttctttttcaagaAAAGCAGAAGCTTCcacagttattgttattgtactgATACTACTggtactactactaataataataacagatctGTATGtaattacaaatgtaataagtaataagtaataCAGATGTTTCATTACGTCCCAGAAAGTTCACAGCTGGTGGTCACTAACCTGGAAGTTTCTGATCCTGCTCATGTCCAGTTTCAATTGCTGCAGCTGCAAAAATATCAAGTACAAACAACATTACACAAGTCACAATGATTGATAAAAATCGCCACTTTACAATCAGTGTTTCTTGATGCTTACCTGTGGCAGTCCTCAGTGTAAAGGCAGCacacagcagcacacacacaatccaaacCTTCATGATGATAAagacgatgatgatgactgtaactacatgggggaaaaaaataattattctaaATTTGATCTAAATCAACTCCAATTCAACCTGCAGTAATTTCCTCATGCAGCATAGCTTAGAATGAAACACATTTCAATGACAATAAGAAAGAGACTGTGAATATACCGATTTTTTGATCTCAGCTTGTATCTGTCTGACAGAAATTGAGAGTAATCTGTTGAATGACATTCCCAACGTGCCATTTATACCATCCCATATCCATCCCATATGGTTTACTCAATATACCAGGAAATGTCAGTCCATGACCATGTTCCTGTTACTCTTTTACGGTTTGCCATAATTACAATGATAAAACCTGATCATAGATCCTGCTCAAGGTGTTATAATGAGATATATGAGTAGGTGTAGATAATGAGTGTCTATGTTGAAATTTAGGATACACTGTGATTACCAAACTACCAAAACACGTACATGCAGATGATAAGAACTAGTTAATGCTATTATTGTGCAATAAAACTGGCCTGAAGATGACTGGAGTTCAAATGTAAAATCACCTACAGGAAGCTGTCTCAAAATGATTTCTGTAAGTTGTATAATATTGTCATTAATGATTTACtcaattttttaatctttatggTTACAGTTACTGTACAttgttaaacattaataatgcaaatacaaaaaaaacaatgatatatttaaataaacattttcgtACTTTATAACTAATTATTTTGACTTATTTGCTCATCAAACGTAAAAAGAacatacactacaatacacaaaTTAGACAAAtgcatttgtcttttttttatataccatAAATATTTTCTCATTATCGTGACATAATTTTCTTAGTTTTTATAAGGCAAGACAAAGGTTTCTGTTGTATATCATGTTAGGACCATTAGGACTTATCATATGAATTTATGTATAATTTGTAAACAGTCCTTCTCAGTCCTCCTGGGCTTCTTCAAAGCCCTGCCCAGGATAAAAAAGTAGCATGGTCATGGCTCATGTCTTTTCTTCTTGACATGATGTATACATACACCTGAGTGCTCCACTCAGACACCAAATTGCCAAGGTTTCACTCTTCTAGATGTACTGAAACTTAAGTATGAAGGCTGTAGTTATTTTTTCCCACCTGGTTTCTGAATgttttgtggggaaaaaaatcactatgtatttacatgttgtgttttgtgttgtcaCATGAGGTTATTTGGTTGTTTATGGTGAGGACCACacaattattgttatttagGCCTGATacataaaaccataaaataGCCCAGTAGTGCACTCAGTCATAAGAAGGATGCCATGTTGATAAAAGCAGGCCATGAATTTTCCTGACAGAACTGACCTGTCCAATGGATACAGCATCGGTCAGGGTGCTTTTAAGCTAGTAACTGATGGCATCTTGGTTCCTCCCTGACAAAAGTGGAATTGGTCAGTCACCTCAACTCACTCTAGCACCAGGAAACAGATTTTAACACGTTTTAGACTCTCATTTGCTTCAAGCCCCATGTGCTTTCAATTAACTGCTTTACAGCTAAACCagcagaaatacaaaaaaaataaaataaaatacaggttTTCTTGCAAAGGTACCCTTTATTGCATACATTAGAGGACATCAGTACCTGcaagacacacaccacacttcatTATGGCAACATAAGCATCAAGTAACAGGTTTACAAAAAGaagataaacaatattaattagGGCATTTCCTTTCATAGAAAGGATTTTAATAACTGCAGACAGACAAATTTAAAAGGGATCGAAAAAAGGATATTATTGGTAAGGTCTGTTTCAGTCCAGTGATTTACTTGTAAATCATTACTGAGTTCGGGATATTTTGTTTCCCATTTTATTTGTTGGTCATTAACTTGTTAACTGCAGTATAGAAACATTTACAATATTGATTGCTGGGTTAACAACTGTTTGTTGTCAGAAATACAAAGAGGGAGACAAGTATAATTACTCTTCAGTAATGTGAAGTATTAATGTGATTGCAAGACTGAGGGAAATCACCATGGTGCTATATGATGGAACAGACTGCATGTGGACCTGAGCAGCTCCCCACATGCATGAGAGAATATATAAGTGCTACTGATGACCCAAAAAAAGAAACTGCGAAAGAAACCtaagttgttgtttgttttgagcacacacacagaaacacaatgcagctttaacacctgaaatatataaaatcttcATTAGTTATTGATATGTTACTGATTATAGGTTACTGAATAATTCCATACCgagaatacaaaataaacacaagcacatgGCTTAAACTGGGAGAACTGGGATTTCTAATACTGACCTCCATTCAAGAGTAATACTGACAAAACAAATGTAACCAAAAGACATGGCTCCCGCTTTTTGGACAACAACAGTTTAACAAAATactcataaaataaaaagttccagtttgtaaaaaaataattaatgaaacatTACCAACACttagaaaaaaatagacaaacatACAAATTATTGTCTTATGGTAAATATAGATTAGCAAGAAAGGACTGGTTGGTGGGGTTTTGTCTTGGAaagtttggctttttttta
The Tachysurus vachellii isolate PV-2020 chromosome 6, HZAU_Pvac_v1, whole genome shotgun sequence genome window above contains:
- the LOC132846722 gene encoding ladderlectin-like gives rise to the protein MKVWIVCVLLCAAFTLRTATAAAIETGHEQDQKLPEVTTELAVEQLVDAAEDKEEAFKADAAAEVKFGFCPPGWIKYESRCFRLMRSSVSWLNAEARCAAEQSRLASVRNIAEHKFLQNLLEMGGFSHAWIGAYNFQGSWLWVDTARFYYTNWYSLSSVSSYPCAVMRNNVGWSNTNCGSGYPYICSIDLNTC